A region of the Stieleria neptunia genome:
GTGGCCTGCTCGAAGAACGCATCGGATTGTTGCTTCCAAACCTTCTTGCGTGCCGCGTTAATTCCCTGCATCAAGAGCAGTAGCTTGAAACCATCAAAACGGCGGCAGAAGTCACCAGCGGTTGTCGGATCGGGAATCCGTTCTGCGCCGAGTGCATCCAGGTACGCCTGGTCGGTGCGGCGATGCTCTAAATGTTCGAGGCAGGTCCCCCCGGCCAATAGATTCAGGGCAATATTGAGCACGTGGTCGGCTTCGTCGTACGGCGCGTGAAGCTTAAACACTGGCGCGGACTGGTTGATGTGCTTTCGCAATCCGAGTTGCTGGACAAGCTGCATGATCATGCCGATTCCACCGCAGGAGATCGCCTCAACTTTATTGGCCAGTTCGTACTTCGCCCGCAAAGGGCGAATCATGGGCGTATGCGTCTTGCCCTTCTTCTTATCGATACGTTGCAAAAGAACTCGCTTGCGGCGCTGAAATCGACGGCGTAAATTGTCGTTCACTCGAAATCCTCTGCTGAGTGAGTGCGTTGAAGTTGTAGTTACCTCCAATACACCCGCAAAACGCCGAGGGTTTCGAGTTTTTTCAGATTTTCATCATCCAGTGTTCGCTTGATTGAGGGCTAGTGGACATGCGGACTTAGAGCCGATGGCTGGTTCGATGGTTGTGGGATCATTCGGGGGTCCAGCCGGGCAGGTCCTCGTTTCAGAAAAGCGATCGAACATCTTGGCAATCGCTCGGGATGGACTCGTTCGTCAGATGATTGCGGTTCTTCTCGCCGGTTCCATCGCGGCACTTCTGGCAAACCTCGTGTTGAGAAAGATCGTGACAAAACCAATCCGGCGATTGGTCACGTCATTGCAAAGCCTTGGCGACGGAAAATTGGAATCACGAGTTGACGTCCATAGTTGTCGCGAACTGACTTATCTTGGCGAACAGTTTAACGACATGGCGGCGAAATTGGATGCGGCCGAACGTGATCGACGCGTGCACATGGCAAAAGCGAGGGCGATCCAGCAGAACCTTCGGCCGAGTACCCAAGTCATCCCTGGAGTGAATATTGCAGAACTATTCGAGCCTGCTGATGACGTCGGTGGCGATTACTACGACGTCATCCGGCTGAGTGACAACTCAACACTCTTGTGTATCGCAGACGTCAGCGGTCACGGTGTGCCTGCGGCGATGGCAGCGACGCTGTTGAAAGCGTTTGTAGCTGAGGCGGCGAAGCAATCCCATCATCCGGCAGAAATTCTCACTCGCGTCAATCAACAGTATCACGAGTACGTCGTGATGGGCCACTTCGCTACGATGGTTCTCGTCCGCATTGACGTGGCCGAACAGCGATTAACCTATGCAAATGCTGGCCATGAATTGCCGTTTCTGCAATGCGGCGATGAACCGGTCAGGCGGCTGGATCATAGTGATCTGATCTTGGGAGTTGAGGACGACACGACTTATGAAGAATGCTGCCTTCCGATTTGTATCGGAGCGAAACTGATACTGGTCAGCGATGGGGTCACCGAGGCTTTCAACCCATACGAAGAACAGTTCGGTACTGAGCGAGTTAGCGACACGATTGCAAAGGCAATCGGTGAACACGCTTCGGACTTAGTCGGGCGATTCGATTCGGAACTCGAAGCCTTTCGTGATGGCCGTGCGGCATTCGATGACACGACGCTCGTCGTTGCCGAATTGGTGGCATCAGACTAGTCGAAGTAGCCATCGTTGATTAAGCGAAAACAGATCACACCGGTTGCGACCAGCATGACAACTCCACATTTGATCCTTTGACTGCGGACGTTCCTCGCGAAATTCTTAGGAACTTTAATTCGACGCAGTGGCGATGGACCTCAAAGACACTGATCAGTCGTAGGGAGCCGCGCGTTCATCGCCGGCGTACCTGCCCGTGGGGACTTCGCCAAAGAATGGCTGGTCCGGATAGCCAGCACCGTACAGTGGGGCATCCTTAAAAAGCCGCGCCTTACCCACTTCCCGAAACCCCATCCGATTGACA
Encoded here:
- a CDS encoding PP2C family protein-serine/threonine phosphatase, whose product is MAGSMVVGSFGGPAGQVLVSEKRSNILAIARDGLVRQMIAVLLAGSIAALLANLVLRKIVTKPIRRLVTSLQSLGDGKLESRVDVHSCRELTYLGEQFNDMAAKLDAAERDRRVHMAKARAIQQNLRPSTQVIPGVNIAELFEPADDVGGDYYDVIRLSDNSTLLCIADVSGHGVPAAMAATLLKAFVAEAAKQSHHPAEILTRVNQQYHEYVVMGHFATMVLVRIDVAEQRLTYANAGHELPFLQCGDEPVRRLDHSDLILGVEDDTTYEECCLPICIGAKLILVSDGVTEAFNPYEEQFGTERVSDTIAKAIGEHASDLVGRFDSELEAFRDGRAAFDDTTLVVAELVASD